A window from Stigmatella aurantiaca encodes these proteins:
- the gltJ gene encoding adventurous gliding motility protein GltJ produces MRFVCDSCRAQYMISDDKVGAKGVKVRCKKCGHVILVRPDGATASQADEAQETPAASAASNGGMNSTAAGLPASLGTPPEGGLFTDVEEDEIGAVFDQVLNSGSNKIPSGDSAGGEAKASAAAVRKLAEAESEPDEPQSSSAPSHEWFVAIDEKQVGPLTVEKVKDYWDRGEVGPDSLCWRQGFSDWIPLSDATELAPALAPRPAKPVIVAPAAMGQSSSTPAPVESAFSAGGSSKGARAEIPPAPALGAEPPSSGWKPSAASVLASLVKEENDALSKPPKPAPVAEKPAAAGLLDLPPPEAAPAARAAPMMAAAPEHAPQPAPMPYAPPPAAPAYAQPAPAYPQPAYAPAGYPQPGYGGYPPPPAPAQQGGSKTGLIAGIAVAAIAVVGVGLFFALKPSEQPATPPPVAAAPPAATKPPEPATPPPAAQTPPAVAAAAPAAPTAPATAPSAPAAAATPPAVAAVTPPPPAAVEPAAAKPAEPARTEPAVARQEPSRTGSKPRPSQSEPVASVSRSKPEPAPSDDDFDALFGSSKKTEPKKAAESTPSTYIPPAPGSGGSVREQLAQSDVMEVVLANRPAIVKCVNEQKKREPGSSGKLVMRWVIQTSGRTTAVAVRTEEFRKTYLATCISGLIKGWTFPKHRKQGDPIDFPFTF; encoded by the coding sequence ATGCGTTTCGTCTGCGACAGCTGCCGCGCGCAGTACATGATTAGCGACGACAAGGTTGGCGCCAAGGGCGTCAAGGTTCGTTGCAAGAAGTGCGGCCATGTCATCCTGGTGCGTCCTGATGGCGCCACGGCGTCCCAGGCTGATGAGGCCCAGGAGACGCCCGCGGCGAGTGCCGCGAGCAATGGAGGGATGAACTCCACGGCCGCTGGATTGCCCGCCTCGTTGGGAACGCCGCCCGAGGGCGGTCTCTTCACGGACGTGGAAGAGGACGAGATCGGTGCCGTCTTCGACCAGGTGCTCAACTCGGGCTCGAACAAGATCCCCTCGGGGGATTCCGCGGGCGGAGAGGCCAAGGCCTCTGCGGCGGCGGTGCGCAAGCTGGCGGAGGCCGAGTCGGAGCCCGACGAGCCGCAGTCCTCCTCCGCGCCCTCGCACGAGTGGTTCGTCGCCATCGACGAGAAGCAGGTGGGCCCGCTCACCGTGGAGAAGGTGAAGGACTACTGGGACCGCGGCGAGGTGGGGCCAGACAGCCTGTGCTGGCGTCAGGGCTTCAGTGACTGGATTCCGCTCTCCGATGCGACGGAGCTGGCCCCCGCGCTCGCGCCGCGTCCTGCCAAGCCGGTCATCGTCGCGCCCGCGGCGATGGGCCAGTCGTCGTCCACGCCCGCACCGGTGGAGTCCGCGTTCAGCGCGGGTGGCTCCTCGAAGGGCGCCCGGGCGGAGATTCCCCCGGCACCGGCGCTGGGCGCCGAGCCTCCCTCGTCGGGATGGAAGCCCTCCGCCGCGAGCGTGCTCGCCTCGCTGGTGAAGGAGGAGAACGACGCGCTGTCCAAGCCGCCCAAGCCCGCGCCGGTGGCGGAGAAGCCCGCCGCGGCGGGGCTGCTGGATCTGCCTCCTCCCGAGGCCGCGCCGGCCGCACGGGCCGCCCCGATGATGGCGGCGGCCCCCGAGCATGCGCCCCAGCCTGCGCCGATGCCCTATGCGCCCCCGCCCGCGGCTCCGGCGTACGCGCAGCCAGCTCCGGCGTACCCGCAGCCTGCCTACGCGCCCGCGGGCTATCCCCAGCCGGGGTACGGGGGGTATCCCCCTCCGCCTGCTCCCGCGCAGCAGGGAGGCAGCAAGACGGGTCTGATCGCGGGAATCGCGGTGGCGGCCATCGCGGTCGTGGGGGTGGGGCTCTTCTTCGCCCTCAAGCCCTCGGAGCAGCCCGCGACGCCTCCGCCCGTGGCGGCGGCTCCGCCTGCTGCCACGAAGCCCCCGGAGCCCGCGACGCCTCCTCCTGCCGCCCAGACGCCTCCCGCGGTCGCGGCAGCGGCACCGGCTGCTCCCACGGCACCGGCCACGGCACCCTCGGCTCCGGCGGCGGCGGCGACCCCTCCCGCCGTGGCGGCGGTGACGCCTCCGCCCCCGGCAGCGGTCGAGCCCGCCGCGGCGAAGCCCGCGGAGCCTGCGCGGACCGAGCCCGCCGTGGCGCGCCAGGAGCCTTCGCGGACGGGCAGCAAGCCGCGTCCGAGCCAGAGCGAGCCCGTGGCGAGCGTCTCGCGCTCGAAGCCCGAGCCTGCGCCTTCGGATGACGATTTCGACGCGCTGTTCGGCTCGTCGAAGAAGACGGAGCCGAAGAAGGCGGCCGAGAGCACGCCTTCGACGTACATCCCTCCCGCGCCGGGAAGCGGCGGGAGCGTGCGTGAGCAACTGGCTCAGTCCGACGTGATGGAAGTGGTGCTCGCGAACCGGCCCGCCATCGTGAAGTGCGTGAACGAGCAGAAGAAGCGGGAGCCTGGCAGCAGCGGCAAGCTGGTGATGCGCTGGGTGATCCAGACGAGCGGCAGGACGACCGCGGTGGCGGTGCGGACCGAGGAGTTCCGCAAAACGTACCTGGCGACCTGTATCTCGGGGCTCATCAAGGGGTGGACGTTCCCGAAACACCGGAAGCAAGGGGATCCCATCGATTTCCCGTTCACCTTCTGA